AACCTGCGTAGGATGTGTCTCACCGTATCCTCCGACAGGTGGATGTTATAGTCTCTCCTCAGTATCCAGGCTAGTCGCCTCCGACCGTAACCTGTTTCTTTACGAAGCTTGGATACAAGACGCTCTACCATGGAAGCCGTCTTGCGAGGCAAGATGTGAGGTTTGCGGGAGCTGTCGTGAAGTCCTTTATACCCCTCATCCTCGTAACGTCTAAGCCGCTTGCGTACCGCCTGGCGGGAGGTCCCCAACTCCCTGGATACCCCCTTACTGTTTGCAGGAGGTCTATATTCTCTAACGTTTTATAAGCAAGCTGCGTAAGAGGCCCTCTCCTTCTTCAACTGTTTTTTTCTAAGTCTACTGGAGATTCCCGCTTTCTCTAATACCCTCT
The DNA window shown above is from bacterium and carries:
- a CDS encoding helix-turn-helix domain-containing protein; translated protein: MGTSRQAVRKRLRRYEDEGYKGLHDSSRKPHILPRKTASMVERLVSKLRKETGYGRRRLAWILRRDYNIHLSEDTVRHILRR